A region from the Variovorax sp. V93 genome encodes:
- a CDS encoding acyl-CoA thioesterase gives MSSAPKPTPHSRSSYRAFRSIPTRWADNDMYGHVNNVVYYSWFDTAVNALLIERGALDIHHGQTIGFVVETQCNYFAPIAFPQTVEAGIRVARAGRSSVRYEIALFAQGAETAAAQGHFVHVYVDRTTQRPVPLPEALQRVVDSLKA, from the coding sequence AGCAGCTACCGCGCGTTCCGCAGCATTCCCACGCGCTGGGCCGACAACGACATGTACGGCCACGTCAACAACGTCGTCTACTACAGCTGGTTCGACACGGCGGTGAATGCGCTGCTGATCGAACGCGGCGCGCTCGACATCCACCACGGGCAGACCATCGGCTTCGTGGTCGAGACGCAATGCAATTATTTCGCCCCCATCGCCTTTCCCCAGACCGTGGAGGCCGGCATCCGGGTGGCCCGGGCCGGGCGCTCGAGCGTGCGCTACGAGATCGCGCTTTTTGCGCAGGGCGCGGAAACCGCGGCGGCGCAGGGCCACTTCGTGCATGTGTACGTGGACCGGACCACGCAGCGGCCGGTGCCATTGCCCGAGGCGCTGCAGCGCGTGGTCGATTCGCTGAAAGCCTGA
- a CDS encoding CsbD family protein, translated as MNKDTIEGNWKQLKGKVKEQWGKLTDDDFDVIAGKRDQLLGRIQERHGISRDEAEKQVRDWETRDGRTPDALWYEKY; from the coding sequence ATGAACAAGGACACCATCGAAGGCAACTGGAAACAGCTCAAGGGCAAGGTCAAGGAGCAATGGGGCAAGTTGACCGACGATGACTTCGACGTGATTGCCGGCAAGCGCGACCAGTTGCTCGGCCGCATCCAGGAACGCCACGGCATCAGCCGCGACGAGGCCGAAAAGCAGGTGCGGGACTGGGAAACCCGCGACGGGCGCACGCCCGACGCCCTCTGGTACGAAAAGTACTGA